A single genomic interval of Gallus gallus isolate bGalGal1 chromosome 10, bGalGal1.mat.broiler.GRCg7b, whole genome shotgun sequence harbors:
- the LOC124417128 gene encoding translation initiation factor IF-2-like — MEEAGRSPPAGRRGARPARGCQKERGRPRGRPPGCHPRTGALAQAPNFSQPRGGTRRGAAGSRVALRYGPRPAPLRRPPADSRPTRGPTRHKGAAPTRRPRAVSPAPAPRPHVGDPAEVCSPGAVPRRGRPDERTARPETAAGGAPGRRAERGAPAAGGGAARPALPCPVRGAAARGGGARGEGGGRAARGGPGRGRAALTHAALLDEPRRHRGPTQASPRTGHQRPQHGGGGGGRGRGRGRGAAAPPLPPPRRELPPPPPLPPPPHGAAGRTGRDEREGSAGNAGGSRSPSGPRLKDGLKEGLPAALRAAALLPAGPRTLLPRCFTSGTEARRIPGRMGPARQWFACIHTLEKGHSVTL, encoded by the exons ATGGAGGAGGCCGGACGCAGCCCGCCAGCTGGCAGAAGGGGAGCGCGGCCGGCCAGGGGCTGTCAGAAGGAGCGCGGccggccgcggggccgcccgccgGGTTGCCACCCGCGCACCGGAGCGCTCGCACAGGCGCCGAACTTTTCGCAGCCCCGCGGAGGAacgcggcgcggggccgcggggtCACGCGTGGCACTGCGCTACGgcccgcgcccggccccgctccgccgcccgcccgctgACAGCCGCCCCACGCGCGGGCCCACCCGACACAAAGGCGCGGCCCCGACCCGCCGCCCCCGCGCTgtcagcccggccccggccccgcggccgcaCGTGGGCGACCCCGCCGAAGTTTGTTCGCCGGGGGCCGTTCcccgccggggccgccccgaCGAACGGACGGCGCGGCCCGAAACTGCCGCCGGCGGGGCGCCGGGGCGTCGGGCGGAACGCGGGGCTCCGGCtgccggcggcggggccgcccgccctgccctgccctgccctgtccGCGGGGCGGCAGCACGCGGCGGCGGTGCTCGCGGGGAAGGCGGAGGGCGAGCGGCGAGGGGCGGGCCGGGGCGCGGCCGGGCGGCACTCACCCACGCGGCGCTCCTCGACGAGCCCCGCCGCCACCGCGGCCCCACGCAGGCCTCACCCCGCACCGGGCACCAACGGCCGCaacatggcggcggcggcggcgggcggggccgggggcggggccggggcgcggCGGCGCCGCCTCTCCCCCCTCCGCGCCGGGaactgccgccgccgccgccgctgccgccgcccccGCACGGCGCGGCCGGGAGGACGGGGCGGGACGAGCGCGAGGGGTCCGCGGGGAACGCCGGGGGTTCCCGAAGCCCGAGCGGGCCGCGCCTCAAGGATGGCCTGAAGGAGGGCCTGCCCGCCGCTCTGCGTGCTGCTGCGCTGCTGCCGGCCGGCCCGCGAACGCTGCTCCCTCGCTGCTTTACTTCAGGCACCGAGGCGCGGCGGATCCCGGGGCGGATGGGACCTGCAAGGCAGTGGTTTGCTTGTATCCATACCTTGGAGAAAG gccattctgtgactctatga